CTAAAACGGTAATGATCGCCAGGATCTGATAAAGCCAGGCGCGAACCGCCGGATTTGAGAATGAAAAATCCCTTTTCATGCCTGAACGTTGCAGCATGATAAACCTCAATAACGAGAATACCGGCGTGGGCGCCGCAATGACGCCCGGTTTAATAATGGAAGTTAGCGCACGGGCGGCGCGTACTGAATTCCGCCATCTTTCCAGAGCGCATTCTGACCACGGGCAATTTTCAGCGGGCTGTCTTTACCAACGTTGCGATCGAAACTCTCCTGGTAATTGCCGACCTGCTTGATAATGTTGTAGGCCCACTTGTTATCTAACTTCAAATCCTTGCCAAAATCGCCTTCGCTACCCAGCAGATGCGCCATATCAGGCGTAGTAGGTTTAGCGGCCATTTGATCTACGTTTTTAGCGCTGATACCCATCTCTTCAGCATTCAGCATGGCGTAAAAAGACCACTTCACGATGGTAAACCACTCATCGTCGCCGCGGCGTACCAGCGGGCCCAGCGGCTCTTTTGAGATCACTTCCGGCAGGACAATAAATTCATCCGGTTTGCCTAGTTTGATCCGCAGCGCATAAAGCTGCGACTGGTCAGAGGCAAGAGTATCGCAGCGCCCGCTGTCGAGCGCCTTGGCCGATTCGTCCGAGCGATCGAAAGTAACCGGGGTGTACTGCATCTTGTTGGCTTTGAAATAGTCAGCCACGTTCAGTTCAGTATCAGTGCCGGCCTGGATACAGACGGTTGCGCCGTCCAGTTCTTTGGCACTCCTCAGGCCCGCTTTGTTGTGGGTCAGAAAACCGATGCCGTCATAGTAGTTCACGCCAGCAAACAGGAAGCCCATGCCGCCATCACGTGATGAAGTCCAGGTGGTATTGCGCGACAAAATGTCCACTTCGCCAGACTGTAAGGCGGTAAAGCGCTCTTTAGCCGTCAGTGGCGTATATTTAACCTTAGTGGCATCGCCAAATATCGCGGCAGCGGTAGCCCGGCAGATATCCACATCCAGGCCGGTAAATTTTCCGCTAGCGTCAGCGTAGGAAAAACCCGGCAGACCATCGCTGATCCCGCACTGCACAAACCCTTTCTTCTTAATTGCGTCAAGCGTTGTCCCGGCGTGAGCCTGATTCGCCACAGCGAACAGCGACGCGGCGGTGACCAAAGCGGAAAGCATTTTCTTATTCATACATTATCCTGTGTGGCATGGGCGTTATTGTTGTTGTGACGAGCGCGGAAATGCGCTTTTCCTGTCTGCGGCGGTCAGCCATCCACTACTCTGCAAAGAAGGTGCCAGAGTGATAGATTCCTGAATTCGGGGAAGAGAGTGGTGATAACTCAGCGTAACTGGATGGTCAGGTTACTATCGCGCACCAGTATGATGCAGCGTAAGTCGATGCGATCACAAAGTGTGCAATGAGATCTTTTCCGTTTCGACAATGTGAGCTGGCGCGCGTTAATGCAGATTGCACCGGTGGGATAAAAAAAAGCCCGTCAGTCTGGCAACGGACGGGCTATAAGGATGAGATAGCTTAATAAAGAGAGGCGGTGCCAGTCGGGCGTGTCTTAAACCGGCGGTGCAGCCATAAATACTGGCTGGGCGCACGCAGGATTTCCCGCTCGATAATTTTATTCATATAGGCGGCGGCAGCCTGTTCATCATCCAGCGGATAATCTTCCAGCTGTGGCTGAATCACCAGTTCATAGCCCTGACCGCGTTCTTTACGAATCAGCACTACGGTAATCATTGCCGGACGTGCCAGGCGAGCAAGCATAAAAGTACCGCTGGTGGTCGCTGCCTGAGGCACCGCAAATAGCGGAGCGAACACGCTACCTTTCGGACCGTAATCCTGATCGGGAGCAAACCAGACCGCTTCGCCCTGTTTCAGGGCTTTCACCATGCCGCGCAGATCGCGACGATCTATCATCGCTTTATTCGAGCGGGTGCGACCTTTGGTTTGTACCCACTCCATTAGTTTACTGTTATGGGGACGATACATTGCCATCATTGGCTGACATAGCCCCATCGTGCGCCCGCCCAGCTCCAGCGACATAAAATGTACGCCAATGATCAGCGCGCCACGTTTGTTCTGCTGCGCCGCCTGCAGGTTATGCAGGCCATTAACGGTAAACCAGCGTTTAACCCGGCTATCTGGCCAGAACCATGCCATGCCGGTTTCCATCAGGCCCATGCCTAATGATTCGAAGTTATGCACGATACGCTGATCCAGTTCGTAAGGGCTGAGGTCCGGAAAGCAGAGTTCAAGGTTACGGCGCGTAATGCGTACTCGCCGTGGAAGAAAACGCATTGAGGTGCGCCCCATCCAGACGCCAAGTCGTTCAATCATTGGAAAGGGAAGTTGTACCAGCAGGAACAGAACGATAAGACCAAACCAATTCAACCAATAGCGAGGATGTAGCAGATCAAAACTAAATTGTGGCGACGATTTCATGACTCTCACTTATGCAATAAAAAAGGTTGTAACGCATAATGATGTCAATCGGATTTCAATCAATCGCGGTACAGATACTCAGACAGCGGTAGGATGGAGAAGTTAGGCAGGTAAACCTAAATTTACAAAAAGTCGACAAAAAATAAGATCCAGGCAATAAAAAAGGCGCATCCCGAAGGAGCGCCTTTTTTACGGCGGTGAGGATTAGTTCATACCGTATTTTTTCAGTTTCTTACGCAGCGTACCGCGGTTGATGCCCATCATCAGGGCTGCACGGGTCTGGTTGCCACGGGTATATTGCATCACCATGTCCAACAGAGGCTGCTCTACTTCAGCCAGTACCAGCTCATACAGGTCATTCACATCCTGACCATTCAGTTGAGCAAAATAGTTCTTCAGTGCCTGTTTTACCGAATCACGCAGCGGCTTTTGCGTTACCTGATCCTGTGAGTTAACGGTAGAAACGGTCAGTACGTCAGAATTTACGCGTTGTTCGAACATAGTTCTGTCAGCTCTTTATTTCGTTTACGCAAGTTTTTCGAAGTATGCCTCCAACGCCTCCAGCTGTTCGCTGGCATCCTCTATGGCGTTGAATGTGCGCCGAAACTGGTCGTTCGGGGCGTGCTCCTGGAGATACCAGGAGACGTGTTTTCGTGCAATACGGTATCCCTTGCCGTGACCGTAAAAGTCGTGCAGTTCCCGTATGTGCTCGATGAGCAAGCGCTTCACTTCTGCCAGTGGCATGGGTGGGAGCAACTCCCCAGTGTCCAGATAATGCTGGATTTCCCGGAAGATCCACGGTCTTCCCTGAGCGGCGCGGCCTATCATCAGGGCATCAGCCCCCGTATAGTCGAGCACCGCTCTGGCCTTGTGCGGGTCAGTAATGTCTCCGTTCGCGATAACCGGAATGGAAACGTTCTGCTTAACTGTCCGAATGCTGTCGTATTCAGCATTGCCGTTGAACAAACAGGCGCGGGTACGTCCATGAATGGTCAGGGCCTGGATACCACAACGTTCAGCCAATTGGGCAATTTCAGTGCAATTACGGTTTTCTCTGTCCCAGCCGGTACGTATCTTTAAGGTCACCGGTACGTCTACGGCATTTACCACCGCGGTAAGAATACTTTTCACCACGTCGGGATACTGCAGTAAGGCAGAGCCGGCCATCTTACGATTTACCTTTTTTGCCGGGCAGCCCATATTGATATCAATAACCTGTGCGCCGGATGCCACATTAATCCGCGCCGCTTCGGCCATATCATCAGGATCGCAACCGGCAATTTGCACGGTGCGAATTCCGGGCTCGTCACTGTGTACCATACGCAAACGAGATTTATCGCTGGCCCAAACCTCTGGGTTCGACGACATCATCTCAGAAACGGTCATACCGGCTCCCATCTGATAGCAGAGCGTCCTGAAAGGCTTATCGGTAATACCGGCCATCGGAGCGGCTATCAATTGGTTACGGAGCTGGTGTTGTCCAATGCGCATGAAAAAGAAGTGACCATATCTACTCGCAAGGCGGCGTATATTACGCATTTTTTAGCGAAGATGAAAGGCCAAACTTTGAACAATCAGCGGGGAAAAATCATGGAAATGTAGGCTACTGTTCGTTCAATAAAAACTTTTCTTTTAAAAACAGGCAATTATAAATATAAGCTGAAATTGTGAGCAAAGATTTTTCTTAAATTGTGATCGCCTCCGCACTCTAAAAGGCGGTTTCAGACGCGTAAAACCGAACTTTCAGAAGGAATCACGCGTCTGGGCAGGTAAGAAACTGCCGTTAGTGAACGATTTGACGACCGTGCAGCGGCTGCAACGGACGGTTGTTGGAGTGACGCAGCGCCTCAGTAAAGCGTTTCAGCTGTGCTTCGGAGGCTTCAACAGGCTGCTTCATTACCAGCCAGATAACGCCTTCGCTACAGGGCGGCGTGGTAAGTGAGCCGCTGAAACGGTAATAGTGCTTATCCTGTGGGAAAAGCGACTCCAGAGCGAACTTCTGGTTTAACGGCACTTCCTGGTTTTCCTGCTCAGGCAGCACATTCAGAATGGTTTCCAGCGCGGTATTAGCTTTACCCGGCGTCATCATCACTGCAATTACCGCCAGCTCATCTTCGCTGTTGGCGTGCACGAAGTGGATTTCAAGCGGAAAGCTTTGTCCGTTGATATGGTTTTCGCTGGGGGCATGGAAATGGAACTGCTTTAAGACCCAGCGTTGCTCATCCAGTTTGAAATCATCTTCATCCTCAACGGCAATCTGAACCGTGTGACCATTGTTGATGATGGTTTTGGCATGGGTGGAAAAGTTGAGATCTAACGGCGGCAGATTGCCAGCTACCGGGTTTCTGATATCTATCGGCGACTGATACTTGCCTGCGTTACAGGTTTGCCACTGTTCATTGAGTTTGCCCCAGTTTTCTGGCGAGGTCTGGCCTTCATATGACCAGTGAGGAGCCGCAGCTGCTGACGTTGTCCATGCCAGCAGCAAGCCCAGTAGTGCGGTTGATTTATTTCGCATCCTGATATTCCTTATTTGGATTAATACGGGCGTCTTGTGCGCCTTGGTGATTAAAGCGATATCGCCTTAATTCTTAGGGATAGTACAAAAAATAATCGTCCCTGAATTAATAGAAAAGCGGAAAAGGGAAATGGCGCGCTACGATAGTGGCTTGCAGCGCGCTCAATGATGGAGAACGTTAACGGCAAATGCCAGTAATACGGCACCACTCCTCTTTTTCCGCTACCGGATCGAGCGCGAAGCGTTCGGCATAGGCTTCACATACGCTCTCGGCCTGGCTGGCGAGAATGCCGGAAAGCCCCAGATGCCCGCCGCTTTTCGGCAGGGCGCTAATCTGTGGTGCCAGCTCGCGCAGCGGTCCGGCGAGAATATTCGCGACTACCACATCGGCACTGAGCTCGGCTGGCTGCTGGTGGGGCAGATAGAGCGCCAGTCGGTCGGAGACGCCGTTGCGTTCTGCATTATCTCGGCTGGCCTGAATCGCCTGCGGATCGATATCGATACCGATTGCCTGAGCCGCGCCGAGCTTCAGCGCAGCGATAGCCAAAATGCCGGAACCACAGCCAAAATCGATGACCGTTTTGCCCTGCAGATTCAGACCATCCAGCCAGCTCAGGCAGAGCGCCGTCGTGGGATGCGTACCGGTGCCGAAGGCCAGGCCCGGATCGAGCATCACATTTACCGCATCAGGATCGGGCACGTCGCGCCAGCTGGGGCAGATCCACAGCCGCTGACCAAAGCGCATGGGATGAAAATTTTCCATCCACTCGCGTTCCCAGTCTTTATCTTCGATCTGCTCGATCTTATGGCGAAAGCCTTGTCCGAGCAGCGGATCCTGCTCCAGCAGGCTGACGATCTCTGCCATATCCGTTTCTGCATCAAACAGGCCGATCGCGTCGGTATCACCCCACAGGCGCGTCTCGCCAGGCAGCGGCTCAAAAACCGGCGTGTCGTGCGTATCCTGGAAGGTTACCGACACGGCACCCTGTTCCATTAACAGGTCACCCAGCGCTTCTGCATCCGCGCCGGTAGTATTGATCTTTATTTGTATCCAGGGCATAGCAATTCTCTTTATTTATACGGTGGAAGCATTGTCCGCAGCAGGTGCTGGACGGCCAAACAGATTACCAATAATAAACGCCAGCAGGCTTAACAGCAGGGCTGGCACGATGGGATGGAAGCCTCCCGGCTCCAGATGTAGCGCCGCCAGCAGCGTATAGGATACCGCGCCGATAATCATCGCGCTTAAGGCACCCGCGGCATTCGCTTTCTCCCAATACAGCCCCAGCACCAGCGGCCAGAGGAATACTGCTTCCAGGCCGCCAAACGCCAGCAGGTTGAGCCAGATAATCATATCGGGCGGGTTCCATGCCGCCAGCAGCAGCAGCAGCCCCAGCACCAGGGTAATCATCCCGGAGAGGCGGCGCAGGCGTAACTCATTGTGCAACTGTTGTGGATAGAGGCGCAGATAGAGGTCTTTCACGATCGTTGCGGAGGATTGCAGCAGCTGCGCGTTGATGGTGGACATAATGGCGGCCATCGGCGCGGCGAGGAAGATACCGGCGGCAAACGGCGGCAGCACGGTCAGCATCAACGTCGGAATTACGCGGTCCGGAATCGAAATATCGGGCAGGATCGCCCGCCCCAGCGCACCCGCCAGATGCATCCCCAGCACCAGAATCGTCATCACTATCGTGCCGAGCAGAATGCCGCGATGCACCGCTTTGCTGTCTTTATAGGAGATACAGCGTACGGCGGTGTGCGGCAGGCCAATCACGCCAAAGCAGACCAGCACAACAAAAGAGGCGAGAAAGGTCGGATTGATGATGTCGTCTACACCCTGCGGTGTAATCAGGCGCGGATCGATCCGCTGTAGTTTCGTAACGGCGGCGTGCATACCGCCAGCGGTATGGATCACCGCAAACAGTAGCAGAAAGGTGCCCGCCAGCATCACCAGGCCCTGCATAGCATCGTTCAACACGCTGGCGCGAAAGCCGCCAAAAGCGGTATAGAGCGCAATGGTAAGACCGAAAACCAACAGACCGGTATCGTAGGGTACGCCAGCCGCCGTCTCCAGCAGCCGGGCACCGCCGATAAACTGTACCGTCATTGCGCCGATAAAGGCTACCAGCAGGCTGAGGCTCGCCAGCCAGACCAGCAGCGTGCTGCGGTAGCGGGCGTAGAGCATATCGTTGAGCGTTACCGCGTTATAGCGCCGTGCCAGAATAGCGAATTTTTTGCCCAGAACGCCCAGTGACAGCCAGACCGCAGGCACCTGAATAACCGACAGTAATACCCAGCCGAGGCCATATTTATAAGCCGCGCCCGGCCCGCCGATAAACGAACTGGCGCTGATATAGGTGGTGGTCAGCGTCATCGCCAACACAAAACCACCCATCGAGCGCCCGCCGAGAAAATATTCATTGAGAAAGCGCCCCTGACTACGCTTGCGCACCGCATAGACGGAAAGCGCCGCGATCAGCAGCAGATAACCCAACAGGGGAAGAATCACTTCAGCTTGCATGTTCATCCTCCAGCGGAATATCGCGGAAGCAGGTGCGAATCATCAGCCAGCAGAGAAAAATAAACAGCAGCGGAGCAAACAGACAGGAGAGTTCAAACCAGCGCGGCAGCCCGGTAATGCCCGGCTGCATGCCGCCCAGCCAGGCGCACAGAGCCCATACTGTCAGATACGCTACCGCCAGCCAAAAAGACCAGCGGGCCTCGCGGTGTGCCTGAATAAAGCGCGCATCCATAATCGTGCCTTTCATTATGAACGAAACCAGAAAGAGAAAAGGCCGGACAAGCCGGCCTCAAATGGGGCAACGGGAGAATTACTTCTCCACCAGACCCAGCTTTTTCTCCAGATAGTGGATATTGGTTCCACCGTGCTGGAAGTTTTCATCGCACATGATCTTCATCTGCAACTCAACGTTGGTTTTGATACCGTCGATGATCAGTTCAGCCAGTGCGTTTTTCATGCGGGCAATCGCCACGTCACGGTTTTCACCGTAGGTGATTAATTTACCGATCATGGAATCGTAGTAAGGCGGCACGCTGTAACCGGCATAGATATGCGATTCCCAGCGCACGCCGAAACCACCCGGCGCATGGAAGCGAGTGATTTTGCCCGGACTCGGCAGGAAGGTATTAGGATCTTCCGCGTTGATACGGCACTCCACCGCGTGGCCTTTTACTACCACTTCTTCCTGTTTAATGGAGAGCGGCTGGCCGGCAGCGATACGCAGCTGCTCTTTGATCAGATCCACGCCGGTAATCATCTCGGTTACCGGATGTTCTACCTGAATACGGGTGTTCATCTCGATGAAGTAGAACTCGCCGTTTTCATACAGGAATTCGAAAGTACCTGCACCGCGATAGCCGATTTCCACGCAGGCACGGGTGCAGCGTTCGCCAATGTAACGGCGCATTTCGCTGGTAATACCTGGCGCAGGGGCTT
The sequence above is a segment of the Mixta intestinalis genome. Coding sequences within it:
- a CDS encoding amino acid ABC transporter substrate-binding protein; this encodes MNKKMLSALVTAASLFAVANQAHAGTTLDAIKKKGFVQCGISDGLPGFSYADASGKFTGLDVDICRATAAAIFGDATKVKYTPLTAKERFTALQSGEVDILSRNTTWTSSRDGGMGFLFAGVNYYDGIGFLTHNKAGLRSAKELDGATVCIQAGTDTELNVADYFKANKMQYTPVTFDRSDESAKALDSGRCDTLASDQSQLYALRIKLGKPDEFIVLPEVISKEPLGPLVRRGDDEWFTIVKWSFYAMLNAEEMGISAKNVDQMAAKPTTPDMAHLLGSEGDFGKDLKLDNKWAYNIIKQVGNYQESFDRNVGKDSPLKIARGQNALWKDGGIQYAPPVR
- the lpxP gene encoding kdo(2)-lipid IV(A) palmitoleoyltransferase, with the protein product MKSSPQFSFDLLHPRYWLNWFGLIVLFLLVQLPFPMIERLGVWMGRTSMRFLPRRVRITRRNLELCFPDLSPYELDQRIVHNFESLGMGLMETGMAWFWPDSRVKRWFTVNGLHNLQAAQQNKRGALIIGVHFMSLELGGRTMGLCQPMMAMYRPHNSKLMEWVQTKGRTRSNKAMIDRRDLRGMVKALKQGEAVWFAPDQDYGPKGSVFAPLFAVPQAATTSGTFMLARLARPAMITVVLIRKERGQGYELVIQPQLEDYPLDDEQAAAAYMNKIIEREILRAPSQYLWLHRRFKTRPTGTASLY
- the fis gene encoding DNA-binding transcriptional regulator Fis; protein product: MFEQRVNSDVLTVSTVNSQDQVTQKPLRDSVKQALKNYFAQLNGQDVNDLYELVLAEVEQPLLDMVMQYTRGNQTRAALMMGINRGTLRKKLKKYGMN
- the dusB gene encoding tRNA dihydrouridine synthase DusB codes for the protein MRIGQHQLRNQLIAAPMAGITDKPFRTLCYQMGAGMTVSEMMSSNPEVWASDKSRLRMVHSDEPGIRTVQIAGCDPDDMAEAARINVASGAQVIDINMGCPAKKVNRKMAGSALLQYPDVVKSILTAVVNAVDVPVTLKIRTGWDRENRNCTEIAQLAERCGIQALTIHGRTRACLFNGNAEYDSIRTVKQNVSIPVIANGDITDPHKARAVLDYTGADALMIGRAAQGRPWIFREIQHYLDTGELLPPMPLAEVKRLLIEHIRELHDFYGHGKGYRIARKHVSWYLQEHAPNDQFRRTFNAIEDASEQLEALEAYFEKLA
- a CDS encoding carbonic anhydrase, which produces MRNKSTALLGLLLAWTTSAAAAPHWSYEGQTSPENWGKLNEQWQTCNAGKYQSPIDIRNPVAGNLPPLDLNFSTHAKTIINNGHTVQIAVEDEDDFKLDEQRWVLKQFHFHAPSENHINGQSFPLEIHFVHANSEDELAVIAVMMTPGKANTALETILNVLPEQENQEVPLNQKFALESLFPQDKHYYRFSGSLTTPPCSEGVIWLVMKQPVEASEAQLKRFTEALRHSNNRPLQPLHGRQIVH
- the prmA gene encoding 50S ribosomal protein L11 methyltransferase — encoded protein: MPWIQIKINTTGADAEALGDLLMEQGAVSVTFQDTHDTPVFEPLPGETRLWGDTDAIGLFDAETDMAEIVSLLEQDPLLGQGFRHKIEQIEDKDWEREWMENFHPMRFGQRLWICPSWRDVPDPDAVNVMLDPGLAFGTGTHPTTALCLSWLDGLNLQGKTVIDFGCGSGILAIAALKLGAAQAIGIDIDPQAIQASRDNAERNGVSDRLALYLPHQQPAELSADVVVANILAGPLRELAPQISALPKSGGHLGLSGILASQAESVCEAYAERFALDPVAEKEEWCRITGICR
- the panF gene encoding sodium/pantothenate symporter, with the translated sequence MQAEVILPLLGYLLLIAALSVYAVRKRSQGRFLNEYFLGGRSMGGFVLAMTLTTTYISASSFIGGPGAAYKYGLGWVLLSVIQVPAVWLSLGVLGKKFAILARRYNAVTLNDMLYARYRSTLLVWLASLSLLVAFIGAMTVQFIGGARLLETAAGVPYDTGLLVFGLTIALYTAFGGFRASVLNDAMQGLVMLAGTFLLLFAVIHTAGGMHAAVTKLQRIDPRLITPQGVDDIINPTFLASFVVLVCFGVIGLPHTAVRCISYKDSKAVHRGILLGTIVMTILVLGMHLAGALGRAILPDISIPDRVIPTLMLTVLPPFAAGIFLAAPMAAIMSTINAQLLQSSATIVKDLYLRLYPQQLHNELRLRRLSGMITLVLGLLLLLAAWNPPDMIIWLNLLAFGGLEAVFLWPLVLGLYWEKANAAGALSAMIIGAVSYTLLAALHLEPGGFHPIVPALLLSLLAFIIGNLFGRPAPAADNASTV
- a CDS encoding YhdT family protein → MDARFIQAHREARWSFWLAVAYLTVWALCAWLGGMQPGITGLPRWFELSCLFAPLLFIFLCWLMIRTCFRDIPLEDEHAS